A region of Thermobifida halotolerans DNA encodes the following proteins:
- a CDS encoding FHA domain-containing protein, whose product MDDPYIRVEESGDVHPLTAEVTTVGRGRGTDIVLSDPSVSQLHAEFVRRGPYVYVVDLGLSRNGTRVNGRPIARRVLNEGDIISFGAARCKIGGLPREDLHPEVELRRGGAPELTRRELDVLTSLCRPALSDDAFVAPATARQIAEDLVVTEAAVKQHLLRLYQKFRIAEGVNRRTRLANEVVALGLVRPMPPSERERQAS is encoded by the coding sequence GTGGACGACCCCTACATAAGGGTCGAGGAGAGCGGCGACGTCCACCCCCTGACCGCCGAGGTGACCACGGTCGGACGAGGCAGGGGCACCGACATCGTCCTCTCCGACCCGAGTGTCTCGCAACTGCACGCCGAGTTCGTCCGCCGCGGCCCCTACGTCTACGTCGTTGACCTCGGACTGTCCCGCAACGGCACCCGCGTCAACGGCCGCCCCATCGCCCGGCGGGTGCTGAACGAAGGCGACATCATCAGTTTCGGAGCCGCCCGCTGCAAGATCGGCGGGCTCCCCCGGGAGGATCTCCACCCCGAGGTCGAACTGCGCCGAGGCGGCGCCCCCGAACTCACCCGCCGCGAACTCGACGTCCTGACATCACTGTGCCGTCCCGCACTGTCCGACGACGCGTTCGTCGCCCCCGCGACCGCCCGACAGATCGCCGAGGACCTCGTGGTCACCGAGGCCGCGGTCAAACAGCACCTGCTCCGCCTCTACCAGAAGTTCCGCATCGCCGAAGGCGTCAACCGCCGCACCCGGTTGGCCAACGAGGTCGTGGCCCTGGGCCTGGTGCGTCCCATGCCGCCCTCCGAACGGGAACGCCAGGCGAGCTGA
- a CDS encoding bifunctional methylenetetrahydrofolate dehydrogenase/methenyltetrahydrofolate cyclohydrolase encodes MTAQVLDGKATAAAIRAELKERVAALRARGVVPGLGTVLVGDDPGSHSYVRGKHRDCAEVGIASIRRDLPADATQADVEAAVAELNADPACTGYIVQLPLPRGLDENRVLGLIDPAKDADGLQPSNLGRLVLMEEAPLPCTPRGIVELLNRYGVPLKGAEVVVVGRGVTVGRPLGLLLTRRSENATVTLCHTGTRDLAEHTRRADIVVAAAGVPGLITGDMVRPGAAVLDVGVSRTESGLVGDVAPDVVEVAGHVSPNPGGVGPMTRAMLLVNVVEAAERSLA; translated from the coding sequence GTGACAGCACAGGTGCTGGACGGAAAGGCGACCGCCGCGGCGATCCGGGCGGAGCTGAAGGAGCGGGTGGCCGCGCTGCGCGCCAGGGGGGTCGTGCCGGGACTGGGCACGGTCCTCGTGGGTGACGACCCGGGCAGCCACTCCTACGTGCGGGGCAAGCACCGCGACTGCGCGGAGGTGGGCATCGCCAGCATCCGCAGGGACCTTCCGGCGGACGCCACCCAGGCCGACGTGGAGGCCGCGGTGGCCGAACTCAACGCCGACCCCGCGTGCACCGGCTACATCGTGCAGCTTCCGCTGCCCAGAGGGCTGGACGAGAACCGGGTGCTCGGGCTGATCGATCCGGCCAAGGACGCCGACGGGCTCCAGCCGTCCAACCTGGGCAGGCTGGTGCTGATGGAGGAGGCGCCGCTGCCGTGCACGCCGCGCGGCATCGTGGAGCTGCTGAACCGCTACGGTGTGCCGCTCAAGGGCGCCGAGGTGGTCGTGGTGGGCCGCGGGGTGACCGTGGGGCGTCCGCTGGGGCTGCTGCTGACCCGCCGTTCGGAGAACGCGACGGTGACGCTGTGCCACACCGGCACCCGCGACCTGGCCGAGCACACGCGCCGCGCCGACATCGTGGTGGCCGCCGCCGGTGTTCCGGGGCTGATCACCGGGGACATGGTGCGTCCGGGGGCGGCCGTGCTCGACGTGGGCGTCTCGCGGACCGAGAGCGGTCTGGTCGGCGACGTGGCCCCGGACGTGGTCGAGGTGGCCGGGCACGTGTCGCCCAACCCGGGCGGTGTGGGGCCGATGACCCGCGCGATGCTCCTGGTGAACGTGGTCGAGGCGGCCGAGCGGTCGCTGGCCTGA
- the purH gene encoding bifunctional phosphoribosylaminoimidazolecarboxamide formyltransferase/IMP cyclohydrolase gives MTQQAVRRALISVYDKTGLEALGLGLAEAGVEIVSTGSTASRLAEAGVPVTPVEDVTGFPECFEGRVKTLHPNVHAGLLADRTKADHRAQLDELGIAPFDLVVVNLYPFADTVASGASPEECIEKIDIGGPAMVRAAAKNHPSVAVVVDPARYDEALEAVRAGGFTLEQRRRLAAAAYAHTASYDAAVAGWFASVYAPDEVAAESGWPEFTAVAYTRQATLRYGENPHQGAALYRSQDPADRGLAGARQLHGKEMSYNNYVDGDAALRAAYDFADPCVAIIKHANPCGIAVGASIAEAHRKAHACDPVSAFGGVIAANRIVDEAMAAQVAEVFTEVVAAPGFTPEAVEVLTRKKNIRLLEVAEPDRSARPETRQISGGLLLQSADLVDAPGDDPAAWQLRAGPAADEATLADLVFAWRAVRSVKSNAILLAADRATVGVGMGQVNRVDSARLAVSRAGDRVKGAVAASDAFFPFPDGLEVLTDAGVRAVVQPGGSVRDEEVVAAAERAGVTLYFTGTRHFFH, from the coding sequence GTGACACAGCAGGCCGTTCGGCGTGCGTTGATCAGCGTTTACGACAAGACCGGACTGGAGGCGCTGGGCCTGGGCCTCGCCGAGGCGGGCGTGGAGATCGTCTCCACCGGTTCCACGGCCTCCCGGCTGGCCGAGGCGGGGGTCCCGGTCACCCCGGTCGAGGACGTCACCGGCTTCCCCGAGTGCTTCGAGGGGCGGGTCAAGACCCTGCACCCGAACGTGCACGCGGGTCTGCTCGCCGACCGCACCAAGGCCGACCACCGCGCCCAGCTCGACGAACTCGGCATCGCCCCGTTCGACCTGGTCGTCGTCAACCTCTACCCGTTCGCCGACACGGTGGCCTCGGGCGCATCGCCGGAGGAGTGCATCGAGAAGATCGACATCGGCGGTCCCGCGATGGTGCGCGCCGCGGCCAAGAACCACCCGAGCGTCGCGGTGGTCGTGGACCCCGCGCGCTACGACGAGGCGCTGGAGGCGGTGCGCGCGGGCGGCTTCACGCTGGAGCAGCGCAGGCGGCTGGCCGCGGCGGCCTACGCGCACACCGCGAGCTACGACGCCGCGGTGGCCGGTTGGTTCGCGTCGGTCTACGCCCCCGACGAGGTGGCCGCGGAGTCGGGGTGGCCCGAGTTCACCGCGGTCGCCTACACGCGGCAGGCGACGCTGCGCTACGGCGAGAACCCGCACCAGGGCGCGGCGCTGTACCGGTCCCAGGACCCGGCGGACCGGGGGCTGGCCGGGGCGCGCCAGTTGCACGGCAAGGAGATGTCGTACAACAACTACGTGGACGGCGACGCCGCGCTGCGCGCCGCCTACGACTTCGCCGACCCGTGCGTGGCGATCATCAAGCACGCCAACCCGTGCGGGATCGCGGTGGGCGCGAGCATCGCCGAGGCGCACCGCAAGGCGCACGCCTGCGACCCGGTGTCGGCGTTCGGCGGGGTGATCGCCGCCAACCGCATCGTGGACGAGGCGATGGCCGCGCAGGTCGCCGAGGTGTTCACCGAGGTCGTGGCGGCTCCCGGCTTCACGCCGGAGGCCGTGGAGGTCCTGACCCGCAAGAAGAACATCCGCCTGCTCGAGGTGGCCGAACCGGACCGCTCGGCGCGTCCGGAGACGCGGCAGATCAGCGGTGGACTGCTGCTGCAGTCGGCCGACCTGGTGGACGCGCCCGGTGACGACCCGGCCGCCTGGCAGCTACGGGCCGGGCCGGCCGCCGACGAGGCGACGCTGGCGGACCTGGTGTTCGCCTGGCGCGCGGTGCGTTCGGTGAAGTCCAACGCGATCCTGCTGGCCGCCGACCGCGCCACGGTGGGCGTGGGCATGGGGCAGGTCAACCGGGTGGACTCGGCGCGGCTGGCGGTCTCGCGCGCCGGGGACCGGGTCAAGGGAGCGGTGGCCGCCAGCGACGCCTTCTTCCCGTTCCCCGACGGCCTGGAGGTGCTGACCGACGCGGGGGTGCGCGCGGTCGTGCAGCCGGGCGGGTCGGTGCGCGACGAGGAGGTCGTCGCCGCGGCCGAGCGTGCCGGGGTCACCCTCTACTTCACCGGGACGCGGCACTTCTTCCACTGA
- the purN gene encoding phosphoribosylglycinamide formyltransferase translates to MSARVVVLISGTGSNMAALLDAAADPAYGATVVAVGADRAAAGLARAEQAGVPTFVVPFSEYSDRSEWNRALAERIAEFAPDLVVSAGFMRILGHEVLRENTVINIHPALLPAFPGAHAVRDALDYGVKVTGATAHFVDEGVDTGPVIEQVVVRVEDGDDAASLHERIKTVERRMLVDVVGRLARHGWALNDRQVKLGGAPSKDVTEENR, encoded by the coding sequence CTGTCGGCGCGAGTAGTCGTCCTCATCTCGGGCACGGGAAGCAACATGGCGGCCCTGCTCGACGCGGCGGCGGATCCGGCCTACGGCGCGACGGTCGTCGCGGTCGGGGCGGACCGCGCAGCCGCCGGGCTGGCCCGCGCCGAGCAGGCGGGGGTGCCCACCTTCGTGGTCCCCTTCTCCGAGTACTCCGACCGGAGTGAGTGGAACCGCGCGCTCGCCGAGCGGATCGCGGAGTTCGCCCCGGACCTGGTGGTCTCCGCCGGGTTCATGCGCATTCTCGGCCACGAGGTGCTCCGGGAGAACACGGTCATCAACATCCATCCGGCGCTGCTGCCCGCGTTCCCCGGGGCGCACGCGGTGCGCGACGCGCTGGACTACGGGGTCAAGGTCACCGGTGCCACCGCGCACTTCGTCGACGAGGGCGTGGACACCGGACCGGTGATCGAGCAGGTCGTGGTGCGGGTCGAGGACGGCGACGACGCCGCCTCGCTGCACGAGCGCATCAAGACGGTGGAGCGCCGCATGCTCGTGGACGTCGTGGGCAGGCTCGCCCGCCACGGCTGGGCCCTGAACGATCGACAGGTGAAGCTGGGCGGTGCGCCCAGTAAGGACGTGACAGAGGAGAACCGGTGA
- a CDS encoding DUF6350 family protein, giving the protein MRRDPPGRSRSRTPDRRGSRPAGTRPGVPGRPPRPLYASGGIGAASAAAVGLATLTTLTLVGWIAAPLATFGDDIVDAFRVAIRVWLVGHHVELTTSNGRVGMFPIGLLVLPGLLLYHSGRRLARVCVLPRLRDAFRGALALAGPYAAIAGTLALVGRDEAVQPSMVQALLTGFLLAFTAGGLGVLRQLLRDRGIPRRRLLERMPTRPRLLLTGVLNAAAILLLAGTLLFFAGLAADFGEAVTTTRELGPGVVGGVLLFVIQLLYLPNAIVFGVSYAVGPGFSIGTDTVVAPTGVALGPLPEFPMLAALPDNGPAPALSLLTLAAPFLAGAVGGARTLRGAPVPVNEAAPLWGFACGVVTGALWAGLASLAGGPLGADRLVDIGPSPWQVGVITALEVGVSAAIAAWVVNWRHLRRVAADAGDDGEPRDDDAGPESTPRLAARRPRVRLPRIRLPRPRRIGRRGPDREEDDAEELYGVTYEADPAPPASDGAEPTG; this is encoded by the coding sequence GTGCGCCGGGACCCGCCCGGCCGTAGCAGATCCCGCACCCCCGACCGACGCGGCAGCCGTCCGGCCGGGACGCGGCCGGGCGTCCCCGGCCGTCCGCCCCGCCCGCTGTACGCGTCGGGCGGGATCGGAGCGGCGTCGGCCGCCGCGGTCGGTCTGGCCACACTCACCACCCTCACCCTGGTCGGATGGATCGCCGCCCCGCTCGCCACGTTCGGCGACGACATCGTCGACGCGTTCCGGGTGGCGATCCGCGTGTGGCTGGTCGGCCACCACGTCGAACTCACCACCTCCAACGGCCGGGTGGGAATGTTTCCCATCGGCCTGCTGGTCCTGCCCGGCCTGCTGCTGTACCACTCCGGGCGGCGCCTGGCGCGCGTCTGCGTCCTCCCCAGGCTCAGGGACGCCTTCCGGGGCGCGCTCGCCCTGGCCGGGCCGTACGCGGCCATCGCGGGCACGCTGGCGCTGGTGGGCCGCGACGAGGCGGTCCAGCCCAGCATGGTCCAGGCGCTGCTCACCGGATTCCTGCTCGCGTTCACCGCCGGAGGGCTGGGCGTGCTGCGGCAGCTCCTCAGGGACAGGGGCATTCCGCGGCGCAGGCTCCTGGAACGCATGCCCACCCGCCCCCGACTGCTCCTGACGGGCGTCCTCAACGCGGCGGCGATCCTGCTGCTGGCGGGCACACTGCTGTTCTTCGCCGGACTGGCGGCCGACTTCGGCGAGGCGGTCACCACCACCCGAGAGCTCGGGCCCGGCGTGGTCGGCGGCGTACTGCTGTTCGTCATCCAACTGCTGTACCTGCCCAACGCGATCGTCTTCGGCGTCTCCTACGCGGTGGGTCCGGGCTTCTCGATCGGAACGGACACGGTCGTGGCGCCCACCGGGGTGGCGCTGGGGCCGCTGCCGGAGTTTCCGATGCTGGCGGCGCTGCCCGACAACGGTCCCGCGCCCGCGCTGTCCCTGCTGACGCTCGCGGCGCCCTTCCTCGCCGGCGCGGTCGGCGGAGCGCGCACGCTGCGCGGCGCGCCGGTGCCGGTCAACGAGGCGGCGCCCCTGTGGGGATTCGCGTGCGGTGTGGTCACGGGCGCTCTGTGGGCCGGGCTGGCGTCACTGGCCGGAGGCCCCCTGGGAGCGGACCGACTGGTCGACATCGGTCCCTCGCCCTGGCAGGTCGGCGTGATCACGGCGTTGGAGGTGGGGGTGAGCGCCGCGATCGCCGCGTGGGTGGTGAACTGGCGGCACCTCAGGCGCGTCGCGGCCGACGCCGGGGACGACGGGGAGCCCCGGGACGACGACGCCGGACCGGAGTCCACGCCGCGGCTCGCGGCCCGACGGCCCCGCGTGCGGCTGCCCCGAATCCGCCTGCCGCGTCCGCGGCGGATCGGACGCCGCGGACCCGACCGCGAGGAGGACGACGCGGAGGAGCTGTACGGCGTCACCTACGAGGCCGACCCCGCGCCCCCGGCGTCGGACGGTGCGGAGCCTACGGGCTGA
- the sucD gene encoding succinate--CoA ligase subunit alpha — translation MAIFLTKDSKVLVQGMTGSEGTKHTRRMLASGTTIVGGVNPRKAGQSVDFDGTQVPVFGSVAEGIKSTGADVTVIFVPPKFAKDAVIEAIDAEIGLAVVITEGIPVHDTAVFWAHARSKGNKTRIIGPNCPGLISPGQSNAGIIPADITKPGRIGLVSKSGTLTYQMMYELRDIGFSSCVGIGGDPIIGTTHIDALAAFEADPDTDAIVMIGEIGGDAEERAAEYIREHVTKPVVGYVAGFTAPEGKTMGHAGAIVSGSSGTAAAKKEALEAVGVKVGKTPSETAKLARALF, via the coding sequence ATGGCTATCTTCCTCACCAAGGACAGCAAGGTCCTCGTCCAGGGCATGACCGGTTCCGAGGGCACCAAGCACACCCGACGCATGCTCGCGTCGGGCACCACCATCGTCGGCGGCGTCAACCCGCGCAAGGCCGGTCAGAGCGTCGACTTCGACGGCACCCAGGTGCCCGTGTTCGGCTCGGTGGCCGAGGGCATCAAGAGCACCGGCGCCGACGTCACCGTGATCTTCGTGCCGCCCAAGTTCGCCAAGGACGCCGTGATCGAGGCGATCGACGCCGAGATCGGCCTCGCGGTGGTCATCACCGAGGGCATCCCGGTGCACGACACCGCCGTCTTCTGGGCCCACGCCAGGAGCAAGGGCAACAAGACCCGCATCATCGGCCCCAACTGCCCCGGCCTCATCTCGCCCGGACAGTCCAACGCGGGCATCATCCCGGCCGACATCACCAAGCCGGGCCGCATCGGCCTGGTGTCCAAGTCCGGCACGCTCACCTACCAGATGATGTACGAGCTGCGGGACATCGGCTTCTCCAGTTGCGTGGGCATCGGCGGCGACCCGATCATCGGCACCACGCACATCGACGCGCTCGCCGCGTTCGAGGCCGACCCCGACACCGACGCGATCGTGATGATCGGTGAGATCGGCGGCGACGCCGAGGAGCGGGCCGCGGAGTACATCAGGGAGCACGTGACCAAGCCCGTCGTGGGCTACGTCGCGGGCTTCACCGCTCCCGAGGGCAAGACGATGGGCCACGCCGGAGCCATCGTCTCCGGTTCCTCCGGAACCGCCGCCGCCAAGAAGGAGGCCCTTGAGGCCGTCGGAGTCAAGGTGGGCAAGACGCCCAGCGAGACCGCGAAGCTGGCGCGCGCGCTGTTCTAG
- the sucC gene encoding ADP-forming succinate--CoA ligase subunit beta yields MDLFEYQAKALFAEYGVPVPQGKVASTPEEVRAIAEEFAAAGKTRVVVKAQVKTGGRGKAGGVKVADGPDDAVARAEQILGMDIKGHTVHRVLVEEASNIAEEYYFSFLLDRANRTFLSICSAEGGVEIEEVAATNPDAVAKVAIDPLKGAPAEVAADIVAQGRLPEAAAAGAVEVITKLWDVFVGKDATLVEVNPLILTEDGRVVALDGKVTLDENAEFRQDLASLASAAEGDPLEVRAKEKGLNYVKLDGEVGIIGNGAGLVMSTLDVVAYAGEERGGVKPANFLDIGGGASAEIMANGLEIILGDPSVKSVFVNVFGGITACDAVANGIVQALELLEARGEDVTKPLVVRLDGNNAELGRSILNDRNHPAVRQVDTMDGAAAQAAELAAK; encoded by the coding sequence GTGGACCTGTTCGAATACCAGGCGAAGGCACTCTTCGCGGAGTATGGGGTTCCGGTACCCCAGGGAAAGGTGGCGAGCACGCCCGAGGAGGTGCGTGCCATCGCCGAAGAGTTCGCAGCCGCGGGTAAGACCCGTGTCGTGGTGAAAGCCCAGGTCAAGACCGGAGGCCGGGGTAAGGCGGGTGGCGTCAAGGTGGCCGACGGCCCCGATGACGCGGTCGCCAGGGCCGAGCAGATCCTCGGCATGGACATCAAGGGCCACACCGTCCACCGGGTCCTCGTCGAAGAGGCCAGCAACATCGCGGAGGAGTACTACTTCTCCTTCCTGCTGGACCGTGCGAACCGCACCTTCCTCTCCATCTGCTCCGCCGAGGGCGGCGTGGAGATCGAGGAGGTCGCGGCGACCAACCCCGACGCGGTCGCGAAGGTCGCGATCGACCCGCTCAAGGGTGCTCCCGCCGAGGTCGCCGCCGACATCGTCGCCCAGGGCAGACTGCCCGAGGCCGCCGCCGCGGGCGCCGTCGAGGTGATCACCAAGCTCTGGGACGTCTTCGTCGGCAAGGACGCGACCCTCGTCGAGGTCAACCCGCTCATCCTCACCGAGGACGGCCGCGTGGTCGCCCTGGACGGCAAGGTCACGCTGGACGAGAACGCCGAGTTCCGCCAGGACCTGGCGTCGCTGGCCTCCGCCGCGGAAGGCGACCCGCTCGAGGTCAGGGCCAAGGAGAAGGGCCTCAACTACGTCAAGCTCGACGGCGAGGTCGGCATCATCGGCAACGGCGCCGGACTGGTCATGTCCACGCTGGACGTCGTCGCCTACGCCGGTGAGGAGCGCGGCGGCGTCAAGCCCGCGAACTTCCTCGACATCGGCGGCGGCGCGTCCGCCGAGATCATGGCCAACGGCCTGGAGATCATCCTCGGCGACCCGTCCGTCAAGAGCGTCTTCGTGAACGTCTTCGGCGGTATCACCGCGTGCGACGCGGTCGCCAACGGCATCGTGCAGGCGCTGGAGCTGCTCGAGGCCAGGGGCGAGGACGTGACCAAGCCGCTGGTGGTGCGCCTGGACGGCAACAACGCCGAACTCGGCCGCTCGATCCTCAACGACCGCAACCACCCGGCGGTCCGCCAGGTGGACACCATGGACGGCGCCGCCGCACAGGCCGCCGAACTGGCCGCGAAGTAA
- a CDS encoding sulfite exporter TauE/SafE family protein: protein MDVEIIALLLVAAAAAGWIDAVVGGGGLLMLPTLLLAFPTAPVAAVLGTNKLTAIFGTCSAAITYARGVKTEARVVWPAAGLALLGAGGGAALAGAVSSAALRPIIMVVLLGVAAFVVLRPAMGRVAEPRLRTPIRVLVAVLVVGLGVGCYDGLIGPGTGTFLIIALTSIIGLDFVTASASAKIVNTATNLGAITVFALNGDVMWLIGLGLAVCNIVGAQVGARMALSRGTGFVRGVLLVVVVLLVVRLGIDQFA from the coding sequence ATGGACGTAGAGATCATCGCGCTGCTACTGGTCGCCGCGGCAGCCGCTGGATGGATCGACGCGGTCGTGGGCGGCGGCGGACTGCTCATGCTCCCGACCCTCCTCCTGGCCTTCCCGACGGCACCGGTGGCCGCCGTGCTCGGGACCAACAAACTGACCGCGATCTTCGGCACCTGCTCGGCCGCCATCACCTACGCCCGCGGAGTCAAGACCGAAGCCCGGGTCGTGTGGCCGGCGGCCGGACTCGCACTCCTGGGAGCGGGAGGTGGGGCCGCGCTCGCGGGAGCGGTGTCCTCCGCGGCGCTGCGCCCGATCATCATGGTGGTGCTGCTGGGCGTCGCTGCCTTCGTGGTCCTGCGTCCCGCCATGGGCAGGGTCGCCGAGCCGAGACTGCGCACCCCGATCCGCGTGCTCGTCGCGGTGCTGGTCGTCGGGCTGGGAGTCGGCTGCTACGACGGCCTCATCGGGCCGGGCACCGGCACCTTCCTGATCATCGCGTTGACCTCGATCATCGGTCTGGACTTCGTCACCGCCTCGGCCTCGGCCAAGATCGTCAACACGGCCACCAACCTCGGAGCCATCACCGTGTTCGCTCTCAACGGCGACGTGATGTGGCTGATCGGCCTGGGCCTGGCGGTGTGCAACATCGTCGGGGCCCAGGTGGGCGCGCGCATGGCACTGAGCCGGGGCACGGGATTCGTCCGCGGCGTCCTGCTGGTGGTCGTGGTCCTCCTCGTCGTCAGACTCGGAATCGACCAGTTCGCCTGA